The window ACTAAAGAGTTGGGTGAAACTGCCAAATTGGTTTACATTATTAAAATGGAAAACACCTATGGCAATAAACAACCTTTTACAGAACGTATTCCAAGTTCTAACCGTGGTGGCGTAAAGTCGCAAGATGTCGATGTGCCGCTTAATAATAAGAACCGCGAATTACGTAATCCGTTTATAATTCCTGGAATTAGAAACGTAAAAATCGAATCTCAACTTAATCCAAACTATAACTTTGATAACTTTTTAGAAGGTGACTCAAACCGTTTAGCACGTAGTGCTGGTTTAGCTGTATCTGCAAAACCAGGTGGAACCTCTTTTAATCCTTTATTAATATTTGGTGGTGTTGGATTAGGAAAAACACACTTAGCACATGCTATTGGTGTTGATATAAAAGATAAGTACCCAGAGAAAACGGTATTATATATTTCTGCTGAAAAATTCACGCAACAATATATAGACTCGGTTAAAAAGAATAACAGAAATGACTTTATACACTTTTACCAGTTAATTGATGTATTGGTTATTGATGATGTTCAGTTTTTATCTGGTAAATCAGGAACTCAGGATGTATTCTTCCACATTTTTAATCACTTGCACCAAAACGGAAAGCAAGTTATTTTAACTAGTGACAAGGCGCCTGTAGACATGCAAGATATTGAGCAACGCTTATTATCTAGATTTAAATGGGGATTATCTGCAGAATTACAAACACCAGATTTTGAAACTCGTGTTTCTATATTGAAAAACAAATTATATAGAGATGGTGTTGAAATGCCTGAAGATATCATTGAATATGTTGCTAAAAACATAAAATCTAATATCCGCGAGCTA is drawn from Psychroserpens sp. NJDZ02 and contains these coding sequences:
- the dnaA gene encoding chromosomal replication initiator protein DnaA, with product MSVTAQTVWNNCLLFIKDNIQPQAYKTWFEPIVAVKLADNALSIQVPSKFFYEWLEEHYVKLLKVSLTKELGETAKLVYIIKMENTYGNKQPFTERIPSSNRGGVKSQDVDVPLNNKNRELRNPFIIPGIRNVKIESQLNPNYNFDNFLEGDSNRLARSAGLAVSAKPGGTSFNPLLIFGGVGLGKTHLAHAIGVDIKDKYPEKTVLYISAEKFTQQYIDSVKKNNRNDFIHFYQLIDVLVIDDVQFLSGKSGTQDVFFHIFNHLHQNGKQVILTSDKAPVDMQDIEQRLLSRFKWGLSAELQTPDFETRVSILKNKLYRDGVEMPEDIIEYVAKNIKSNIRELEGAIISLIAQSSFNKKEINIELAKQVVEKFVKNTKREVSIDYIQKIVSDYFQMDVDTLQSKTRKRHIVQARQLAMFFAKKLTKASLASIGSQIGKRDHATVLHACKTVDNLSSTDKQFKKYVEDLTKKLSV